The Nostoc sp. 'Lobaria pulmonaria (5183) cyanobiont' genome window below encodes:
- the tatA gene encoding twin-arginine translocase TatA/TatE family subunit gives MFGLGWPEIAVISIVAILIFGPKKIPELGTALGKTLRGFKEEMKTPSEETNQEEEKQ, from the coding sequence ATGTTTGGACTGGGATGGCCAGAAATAGCTGTAATTAGCATAGTCGCTATTCTAATTTTCGGCCCAAAAAAAATTCCCGAACTGGGGACTGCACTGGGCAAAACCCTACGAGGTTTTAAGGAGGAAATGAAAACTCCCAGCGAGGAAACCAATCAGGAAGAAGAAAAACAGTAA
- a CDS encoding DNA-methyltransferase gives MRLNCNPYYETKFGAAYLGNSLELMAGILDESIDLICTSPPFALVRKKEYGNVDADEYVEWFKDYAAQFYRILKPTGSLVIDIGGSWIKGMPVRSLYNFELVVALCKAKEKGGLGFYLAQELYWYNPAKLPTPAEWVTVRRERVKDSVNTIWWLSKEPHPKANNRRVLKPYSDAMKNLLKNGYKPKIRPSGHDISNKFGKDRGGAIPPNIIDGRCSTEKEEIGQQILIQETLFEDLVQPVNVISASNTASNDYYQRRCKQEGFKPHPARFPQALPEFVINLCTEPGDIVLEPFAGSNMTGRVAETLQRRWLAFEIDENYIKSSKLRFEENAPLVVEPPADLASIAIENADNNQSVQLGLF, from the coding sequence ATGAGACTTAATTGTAACCCTTACTACGAAACAAAATTTGGTGCTGCTTATTTAGGAAACAGCCTAGAATTAATGGCAGGTATTCTCGACGAAAGTATCGATTTAATTTGTACCTCTCCACCATTTGCATTGGTTCGTAAAAAAGAATACGGAAACGTTGATGCCGATGAATATGTTGAATGGTTTAAAGATTATGCAGCCCAGTTTTACCGTATTCTTAAACCTACAGGATCACTAGTTATTGATATAGGTGGCAGTTGGATTAAGGGAATGCCAGTTCGTTCTCTTTATAATTTTGAACTAGTTGTTGCTTTGTGCAAAGCAAAAGAAAAAGGCGGACTTGGATTTTATCTGGCACAAGAATTGTATTGGTATAACCCAGCAAAACTACCCACCCCTGCCGAATGGGTAACAGTTCGCAGGGAAAGAGTTAAAGATTCAGTAAATACAATTTGGTGGCTGTCAAAAGAACCGCATCCTAAAGCTAATAATAGAAGGGTTTTAAAGCCTTATAGTGATGCGATGAAAAACCTTCTAAAGAATGGGTATAAACCCAAAATTAGACCATCAGGCCATGATATTTCCAATAAATTTGGGAAGGACAGGGGAGGAGCTATCCCCCCGAATATTATTGATGGACGTTGTAGTACAGAAAAAGAAGAAATAGGGCAACAGATTCTTATACAAGAAACTTTATTTGAAGATTTAGTCCAGCCCGTAAATGTAATTTCTGCCTCGAATACTGCTTCCAACGATTATTACCAAAGGCGTTGCAAACAAGAAGGTTTTAAGCCACATCCAGCAAGATTCCCTCAAGCTTTACCAGAGTTTGTCATTAACCTATGCACAGAACCAGGTGATATTGTTTTAGAACCTTTTGCTGGTTCTAATATGACAGGTCGAGTTGCAGAAACTTTACAAAGACGCTGGTTGGCTTTTGAGATTGATGAAAACTACATCAAAAGCTCAAAACTGAGATTTGAAGAAAATGCTCCTTTGGTTGTTGAACCTCCAGCAGATTTAGCATCAATAGCAATAGAAAATGCTGATAATAACCAGTCAGTACAGTTAGGACTGTTTTAA
- a CDS encoding serine/threonine protein kinase gives MIGEILGDVRGQDAGRLRYEVQQLLGKKAGRRTLLARDLQTQELVVIKLLSFSSDFEWDWLKLFEREAETLKNLAHPSIPGYLNYFEVNLPTIKGFALVQTYIPAQTLEQCLQTGRSFTEAEVKQIAKALLEILVYLHRLYPPVIHRDIKPSNILLGERSGNSVGQVYLVDFGSVQTVLASETGTRTVVGTYGYMPPEQFGGRTVAASDLYSLGATLIYLVTGTHPADLPQKDFRIQFEQLANLSPSFSNWLKWMIEPSLERRLSSADQAIAALEKPQPTNLPTLVVGKPDGSKIQLTKNGDSLEIIVPPSGFDPSIVFTGLFAIVWNSFILFWTIGALSAPFPVNIPFALFSIPFWGAGFMMMYKFIFNLFGSIYLRLNPEQITLTWELFSWKFERPRPSPRQSVNKLVYIPKHFTKGSKDTRVAVPAQLYICSGLQKYQISGNDGGIKSEVELEWLAYELSEWLGLPITNPMGSELS, from the coding sequence ATGATTGGCGAAATTTTAGGCGATGTCCGGGGACAAGACGCTGGGCGTCTACGCTACGAAGTTCAGCAGCTATTAGGAAAAAAAGCAGGGCGGCGGACGCTATTAGCTCGTGATTTGCAAACTCAGGAATTAGTTGTTATCAAATTACTCTCTTTTAGTAGTGATTTTGAATGGGATTGGCTCAAGTTGTTTGAGCGAGAAGCTGAAACTTTAAAAAACCTAGCACATCCCTCAATTCCTGGCTATTTAAACTATTTTGAGGTAAATTTACCAACCATCAAAGGATTTGCTCTAGTACAAACTTATATCCCTGCACAAACTTTAGAGCAATGTTTACAAACTGGACGAAGTTTTACCGAAGCTGAAGTCAAACAGATAGCCAAAGCACTTTTAGAGATTCTCGTTTATCTACATAGGCTGTATCCACCTGTAATTCACCGTGATATTAAGCCTAGCAATATTTTATTGGGGGAGCGTTCTGGCAATAGTGTCGGTCAAGTTTATTTGGTAGATTTTGGCTCAGTGCAGACAGTCCTGGCTAGCGAAACCGGGACTAGGACTGTGGTAGGAACCTATGGCTATATGCCACCAGAGCAATTTGGCGGACGCACTGTTGCAGCATCCGACCTTTATAGTTTAGGCGCAACCTTAATTTATTTAGTAACGGGTACTCACCCAGCCGATTTACCGCAAAAGGATTTTCGTATTCAGTTTGAACAACTGGCTAATCTCAGTCCCAGCTTTAGCAATTGGTTAAAGTGGATGATTGAACCTAGTTTAGAACGGCGTTTAAGTTCTGCTGACCAAGCGATCGCAGCTTTAGAGAAACCACAACCGACAAACTTGCCTACTTTGGTTGTTGGCAAACCAGATGGGAGTAAGATTCAACTAACCAAAAATGGGGATTCTCTAGAAATTATCGTTCCACCATCTGGTTTTGATCCATCAATAGTATTCACAGGTTTATTTGCGATCGTTTGGAATTCATTTATCTTATTTTGGACAATTGGCGCACTCTCAGCACCTTTTCCTGTCAACATCCCCTTTGCCTTGTTTTCAATTCCTTTTTGGGGTGCTGGCTTTATGATGATGTATAAATTTATCTTTAATTTGTTTGGAAGCATCTACTTACGCCTGAATCCAGAACAAATTACCCTAACCTGGGAGTTGTTTAGTTGGAAGTTTGAGCGTCCCCGTCCATCCCCAAGGCAAAGTGTTAATAAGTTGGTTTACATTCCAAAACACTTTACTAAAGGCTCTAAAGACACTAGAGTTGCCGTTCCAGCACAATTATATATTTGCTCAGGATTACAAAAATATCAGATTAGTGGAAACGATGGCGGTATTAAATCCGAAGTAGAACTTGAATGGTTAGCTTATGAATTAAGTGAGTGGTTAGGTTTGCCAATTACCAATCCAATGGGAAGTGAGTTGAGCTAG
- the cbiT gene encoding precorrin-6Y C5,15-methyltransferase subunit CbiT, whose translation MPSQLWPYITPGIPDELFEHLPGIPLSQREVRLLLIAQLRLKSDSVLWDIGAGTGTIPVEVGLLCPDGQIIAIERDEEVANLIKRNCDRFDVKNVEVVEGSAPECLHDLKITPHRVCIEGGRPIQEILQAAWHYLPPSGRVVATAANLESLYAISQSFSLLRARNIEVVQSAVNRLETRGFSQTFTAVDPIFILSGEKLD comes from the coding sequence ATGCCCTCCCAACTTTGGCCTTATATTACCCCTGGTATTCCCGATGAATTATTCGAGCATTTGCCAGGAATTCCCCTGAGCCAGCGAGAAGTCCGACTACTATTGATTGCCCAACTGCGGCTAAAATCAGATTCCGTGTTGTGGGATATTGGCGCAGGGACAGGTACAATTCCGGTAGAGGTGGGGCTATTGTGTCCAGACGGACAGATTATCGCTATCGAAAGGGATGAAGAAGTAGCTAATCTGATCAAGCGTAACTGCGATCGCTTTGATGTGAAAAACGTCGAAGTTGTCGAAGGCAGTGCCCCAGAGTGTTTACATGACCTCAAGATTACCCCTCACCGCGTTTGTATCGAGGGAGGTCGCCCCATTCAGGAAATTCTGCAAGCAGCTTGGCATTATTTGCCGCCATCCGGTCGGGTTGTAGCCACAGCTGCTAATCTAGAAAGTCTGTATGCTATTTCCCAGAGCTTTTCCCTGTTAAGGGCTAGAAATATCGAAGTTGTCCAATCTGCGGTTAATCGCTTAGAAACACGCGGCTTTTCTCAAACCTTTACCGCCGTTGATCCCATTTTTATCCTCAGTGGTGAGAAACTAGACTAA
- a CDS encoding phosphatidate cytidylyltransferase produces the protein MPWSRIISGIVAIALALFATLLGGWYFTIIFAVIIFLGQQEYFNLVRARGIAPAAKTTMAVSQVLLVICTLDGSLADAVMPIAGTLICFYLLFQPKFATIADVSASIMGLFYVGYLPSYWVRLRAIDSATFSNLPFGGYWPTTWTDFWEKANSASLAQGFTATLLTFLCIWAADIGAYTIGKFFGKTRLSDISPKKTVEGAVFGITSSVAVAIAGAYYLHLPKSLFTGLALGLLIGIASLLGDLTESMLKRDAGVKDSGQLIPGHGGILDRTDSYIFTAPLVYYFVTLLLPLLSK, from the coding sequence ATGCCTTGGTCTCGGATTATAAGTGGAATTGTTGCGATCGCTCTTGCTCTTTTCGCAACCCTTTTGGGGGGTTGGTACTTTACCATCATCTTTGCGGTCATCATCTTTTTGGGTCAACAGGAATATTTTAATTTGGTGCGAGCCAGAGGCATCGCTCCCGCCGCTAAAACCACTATGGCTGTCAGCCAAGTCTTGCTAGTGATTTGTACCCTTGATGGCAGTTTAGCTGACGCTGTGATGCCAATTGCTGGCACACTTATTTGTTTTTACCTGCTGTTTCAACCAAAATTTGCCACGATCGCTGATGTTTCCGCTTCCATTATGGGGCTATTTTACGTCGGTTATTTACCAAGTTATTGGGTGCGGTTACGAGCAATTGATAGCGCTACTTTTAGCAATCTCCCTTTTGGAGGTTACTGGCCCACAACCTGGACAGATTTCTGGGAAAAGGCAAATTCCGCTTCTTTAGCACAAGGTTTTACAGCCACACTACTGACTTTTTTGTGTATTTGGGCAGCTGATATCGGTGCTTACACCATTGGCAAATTCTTTGGTAAAACCCGTCTATCTGACATTAGCCCGAAAAAAACTGTAGAAGGTGCTGTTTTTGGCATTACTTCAAGTGTTGCCGTAGCCATAGCAGGAGCCTATTATCTTCACTTGCCTAAATCCCTCTTCACTGGTTTAGCATTGGGTTTGCTAATTGGTATTGCTAGTCTTTTAGGGGATCTCACAGAATCTATGCTGAAGCGGGATGCTGGAGTTAAAGATTCTGGACAATTAATCCCCGGTCATGGTGGTATTTTAGACCGTACTGATAGTTATATTTTCACAGCTCCTTTGGTTTACTATTTTGTGACATTACTTTTGCCACTACTTAGTAAATAG
- a CDS encoding LmeA family phospholipid-binding protein, which yields MPDQNSQTTSTNKIRIITQVLTTAVKLWLRAQVSQISELEVEIKASDRQLFSGRIPSVSVFATHAVYQGLLITQIQLIAENIRVNIGSVLKGKALRLLETVPVVGDLIVDEKDLNASLSSDLLSTALSDLLVKVLPTDYPQSQPIKWQEILLGNNQIILRGLRVTNSEITPVEICLGLQLLSGHELQLAHIPIKPDQKDILKDNHEYNLDLGSDVDIQELTLIPGKLVCHGRINVNP from the coding sequence ATGCCAGATCAAAATTCTCAAACAACAAGTACAAATAAAATCCGCATAATTACGCAGGTACTCACAACAGCAGTCAAGCTCTGGTTAAGAGCGCAAGTCAGCCAAATATCGGAATTAGAAGTGGAGATTAAAGCTAGCGATCGCCAACTTTTCTCTGGACGCATTCCTTCGGTATCTGTTTTTGCTACTCATGCAGTTTATCAAGGTCTCCTAATTACACAAATTCAATTAATAGCAGAAAATATTCGGGTAAATATCGGTTCCGTACTCAAGGGAAAAGCCCTGCGACTGTTAGAAACAGTACCAGTGGTTGGCGATTTAATCGTAGACGAGAAGGATCTGAATGCTTCTCTCTCATCTGACTTATTATCGACTGCTTTGAGCGATCTATTGGTTAAGGTTTTACCAACAGATTACCCCCAGTCACAACCAATCAAGTGGCAAGAAATTCTCCTTGGGAACAACCAAATTATACTGCGAGGTTTGAGAGTAACCAATAGCGAAATAACGCCTGTAGAGATTTGTTTGGGCTTACAATTACTCAGTGGGCATGAATTGCAACTGGCACATATCCCAATCAAGCCCGACCAGAAAGATATATTAAAGGACAATCATGAGTACAACCTGGATCTTGGCTCAGATGTTGATATTCAAGAATTAACGCTAATCCCAGGTAAGCTGGTGTGTCATGGGCGGATTAACGTTAACCCTTGA
- a CDS encoding pseudouridine synthase: MEVRLQKIIAQWGIASRREAEEMIRHSRVRINGVLAHLGQKVDPEKDAIAIDGKSVSQKQRPALIYLLLHKPPGVVSTCYDPHRRPTVLDLLPKELREGSGIHPVGRLDADSTGALILTNDGELTFGLTHPRHSISKTYHVLVKGHPPETVLQMWRQGVMLEGRKTRAAKVHLIERRTEQSVLEIVLQEGRNRQIRRIAQQLGYPVIKLHRTAIGPIQLQTLKEPFLSEGKYRSLKDREIHFLQDQIAQPNY; the protein is encoded by the coding sequence ATGGAGGTACGGTTACAAAAAATTATCGCTCAATGGGGTATCGCCTCACGTCGTGAAGCCGAAGAAATGATTAGGCACTCACGGGTGCGGATTAATGGGGTATTGGCACATTTAGGTCAAAAAGTCGATCCGGAAAAAGATGCGATCGCAATTGATGGTAAGTCTGTATCCCAAAAGCAGCGTCCGGCTTTAATATATCTATTGCTGCATAAACCACCAGGAGTGGTTTCGACTTGCTACGACCCTCATCGAAGACCAACAGTCCTAGATTTACTACCGAAAGAATTACGGGAGGGTTCAGGTATTCACCCAGTTGGTCGTTTAGATGCAGACTCTACAGGAGCATTAATCCTGACTAATGACGGAGAACTGACATTTGGATTAACCCATCCACGTCACAGTATTTCCAAGACATATCATGTTTTGGTCAAAGGACATCCTCCAGAAACAGTACTGCAAATGTGGCGTCAAGGTGTGATGTTGGAGGGTAGAAAAACTAGGGCTGCTAAGGTACATCTAATAGAACGTCGTACCGAGCAAAGTGTTTTAGAAATAGTGTTGCAGGAGGGAAGAAATCGCCAAATTCGCCGGATAGCTCAACAGTTAGGATACCCAGTAATCAAGCTGCATCGGACTGCGATCGGCCCAATTCAATTACAAACTCTAAAAGAACCCTTTTTGTCAGAGGGTAAATATCGTTCCCTCAAAGATCGTGAGATTCACTTTTTGCAAGATCAGATCGCGCAACCTAATTATTGA
- a CDS encoding helix-turn-helix domain-containing protein, protein MKWLRKKNKHQPSLSLEEQRAEKLAELGAQLWALRQEQGLSLEQVVALTRIPRRLLQAIEEGNLNDLPEPVYIQGLIRQFADALGLNGVEFSGTFPISSAQVSPLSRGNTSSLAQLRPIHLYFLYILLIVCSVNGLSQLLNNALLQASNSPNQPYPKQKSVVKPEIAQLKESRQVQPVSDTLSGVQKGQVVQVGVTLKASSWIRVVADGKTEFEGILPEGTHRIWKAQEQLTVKTDNAGGVLVSVNQEKAKKMGEPGKEEEVRIAAKPKF, encoded by the coding sequence ATGAAATGGCTAAGAAAGAAGAATAAGCACCAGCCATCACTTTCATTAGAGGAACAACGAGCCGAAAAGTTGGCAGAATTAGGCGCCCAACTTTGGGCATTGCGTCAAGAACAGGGTCTATCCCTAGAACAAGTGGTTGCATTGACGAGGATTCCCCGACGATTATTGCAGGCGATCGAAGAAGGTAATTTAAACGATCTGCCAGAACCAGTCTATATTCAGGGTTTGATCAGGCAATTTGCGGATGCACTAGGCTTGAATGGAGTAGAATTTTCTGGCACTTTTCCGATCAGTTCTGCACAAGTTAGCCCTCTAAGTAGAGGCAATACTTCATCCCTGGCTCAACTACGTCCGATTCATCTTTACTTTCTTTACATATTACTAATAGTATGCTCTGTAAATGGGTTATCTCAGTTATTAAATAACGCGTTACTACAAGCAAGTAATAGCCCAAACCAGCCCTATCCAAAACAAAAGTCCGTTGTTAAACCAGAAATAGCTCAACTAAAAGAGTCAAGGCAGGTACAACCTGTCAGCGATACCCTCAGCGGTGTCCAAAAGGGACAGGTTGTCCAGGTTGGTGTGACTTTGAAAGCCTCATCTTGGATTCGTGTAGTAGCCGATGGCAAAACCGAGTTTGAGGGGATTCTGCCAGAGGGAACTCACCGAATTTGGAAAGCCCAAGAGCAACTGACAGTGAAAACTGATAATGCTGGTGGTGTGTTGGTGAGCGTCAATCAAGAGAAAGCCAAGAAAATGGGAGAGCCAGGGAAAGAGGAAGAAGTTAGGATTGCTGCCAAGCCTAAGTTTTGA
- the malQ gene encoding 4-alpha-glucanotransferase: MPFPRSSGILLHPTSFPSRFGIGDLGLEAYRFIDFLKESHQQYWQVLPLGPTGYGNSPYMCYSAMAGSPLLISPEKLRDEGLLTEEDFANLPAFPEEKVDFEKVVSLKIGLLKKAYEHFRVNATPIQQKEFEGFCDSKAYWLDNYALFMALKDANENANWHTWPSELVKRDPQAMEQVQERLNGEIFYYKFVQFEFFRQWSELKSYANMRGIDIIGDIPIYVAHDSADVWAHPNIFCLDEQTGAAAQMAGVPPDYFSATGQLWGNPVYNWEELQKQDFKWWVQRFEAMLDYVDIIRIDHFRGFEAYWSVPQGEQTAMNGKWVEAPGDAFFEVIRQKLGKLPVLAEDLGVITPGVEALRDKYEFPGMKILQFAFSADAANPFLPFNYRHNAVVYTGTHDNDTTIGWFNTAEDQEKQNLLLYLGSISPDGIHWDLIRLALSSIANQAIIPLQDILGLGNEARMNFPSIAEGNWEWRYQPGAITDELRDRLKVLTKLNGRAPEAQAQ, translated from the coding sequence ATGCCTTTTCCTAGATCAAGTGGTATTTTGCTGCATCCTACCTCCTTTCCCAGTCGATTTGGCATTGGGGATTTAGGCTTAGAAGCTTATCGCTTCATCGATTTTCTTAAAGAAAGCCATCAACAATATTGGCAAGTTTTACCCTTGGGCCCCACTGGATACGGTAATTCTCCGTATATGTGCTACTCGGCAATGGCGGGAAGTCCCCTGCTGATTAGCCCAGAAAAACTGCGAGATGAGGGTTTGCTCACAGAAGAAGACTTTGCTAACTTACCAGCATTTCCAGAAGAAAAGGTAGATTTCGAGAAGGTTGTGTCGCTTAAGATTGGGCTACTCAAAAAAGCCTATGAACATTTTAGAGTCAATGCCACACCCATCCAACAAAAAGAGTTTGAAGGTTTTTGCGACAGCAAAGCCTATTGGCTAGATAATTACGCCTTATTTATGGCGTTGAAAGATGCGAACGAGAATGCAAACTGGCACACATGGCCGTCAGAACTTGTCAAGCGCGATCCACAAGCAATGGAGCAAGTACAGGAGCGGCTCAATGGAGAGATTTTTTATTACAAGTTTGTCCAATTTGAGTTTTTCCGCCAGTGGTCAGAGCTTAAAAGCTACGCCAACATGCGCGGTATTGACATTATCGGCGATATCCCCATCTACGTAGCTCATGATAGCGCTGATGTGTGGGCGCATCCCAACATCTTTTGTCTAGATGAACAGACAGGAGCTGCCGCCCAAATGGCAGGAGTTCCACCAGATTACTTTAGCGCCACCGGTCAATTGTGGGGCAACCCGGTTTACAACTGGGAGGAATTGCAAAAACAAGACTTTAAGTGGTGGGTACAGCGCTTTGAGGCAATGCTGGATTATGTAGATATAATTCGCATTGACCACTTCCGGGGCTTCGAGGCTTATTGGTCTGTGCCGCAAGGTGAACAAACTGCGATGAATGGTAAATGGGTGGAAGCGCCTGGAGATGCTTTTTTTGAAGTGATTAGGCAAAAGTTGGGCAAGCTACCCGTCTTAGCAGAAGATTTGGGAGTAATTACACCAGGGGTAGAAGCGCTGCGAGACAAGTATGAATTTCCGGGGATGAAAATTTTGCAATTTGCCTTTAGTGCTGATGCCGCTAATCCGTTTTTACCATTCAATTATCGGCATAATGCTGTAGTTTATACCGGGACTCACGATAATGATACAACTATAGGCTGGTTCAATACAGCTGAGGACCAGGAAAAGCAAAACTTGTTGCTTTATTTAGGTTCTATCAGCCCTGATGGCATTCACTGGGATTTGATTCGCCTAGCTTTGAGTTCTATAGCCAACCAAGCGATTATTCCCTTGCAAGATATTTTGGGATTAGGAAACGAAGCGCGGATGAATTTTCCCAGTATTGCTGAGGGTAACTGGGAGTGGCGCTATCAACCAGGAGCAATAACAGACGAATTGCGCGATCGCTTGAAAGTTCTTACCAAACTCAATGGACGCGCCCCAGAAGCCCAAGCCCAGTGA
- a CDS encoding NUDIX domain-containing protein: MTYRNPTPTVDIIIELVDRPHRPIVLIERHNLPLGWAIPGGFVDYGEAVEVAARREAQEETGLQVELVEQLLVYSDPDRDPRQHTISIVFLATATGEPMAGDDAKGIGIFEYWRVPGNLCFDHDRILRDYWRYRHYGIRPRLG, encoded by the coding sequence ATGACTTACCGAAATCCTACACCGACAGTTGATATCATCATTGAACTTGTAGATCGACCTCATCGGCCAATAGTGTTAATTGAAAGACATAATCTACCCTTAGGTTGGGCTATTCCTGGTGGTTTTGTGGATTATGGAGAAGCAGTGGAAGTGGCGGCCCGGCGCGAAGCTCAAGAAGAAACGGGTTTGCAGGTGGAGTTAGTTGAACAATTACTGGTGTATTCTGACCCCGATCGTGATCCCCGTCAGCATACGATTAGTATTGTGTTTTTGGCAACAGCGACGGGGGAACCGATGGCTGGAGATGATGCTAAGGGTATAGGCATTTTTGAGTATTGGCGTGTGCCTGGTAATTTATGTTTTGACCACGATCGCATTCTGCGGGATTATTGGCGATATCGGCATTATGGGATACGTCCGAGGTTGGGGTAG
- a CDS encoding Rid family detoxifying hydrolase yields MDAETLLEKYAEGQIQFHNENLRGVDLKYANLSGIDLKSADLTGADLNDANLSNASLQSTNLTRASLTGANLSSLVKSSSLNLSWADLSSADLSKATLDNANFSNANLDNANLSGANLSGANFSNANLNNANFSKANLSSVNFSNANLDNANLSDATLDCTNLTDASLNEAKVVRANLSTANLSGANLFGADLSQANLTRIILKDTNLQAAKIRGVNLSQKDLSGMNLAEADLGAANLIGVNFRKACLKGTNLEKAELQKVDLINANLNEANLKKVDLTGANIYGATFKNADLTGAIMPDGEVYKPIAAEGEIGKQETSLEKVISMTRKVINTDNAPAPVGPYNQAIAASGQFVFIAGQIAIDPRLGDVVYTDDVKKQTEQVLANLEAILTASGATFQDVVKTTVFLADMNDFAAVNAIYAKYFPEDTAPARACVQVSRLPKDVLVEIDAIAVISG; encoded by the coding sequence ATGGACGCTGAAACACTGTTGGAGAAATACGCCGAAGGGCAAATCCAATTTCACAACGAGAATCTTAGAGGAGTAGACCTTAAATATGCAAATCTGAGTGGAATAGACCTAAAAAGTGCAGATTTGACGGGAGCGGATTTGAACGATGCTAACCTGAGTAACGCTTCTCTTCAAAGTACTAACCTCACTAGGGCATCTTTGACAGGTGCAAATTTGAGTAGTTTGGTGAAAAGTTCTAGTTTAAATTTGAGTTGGGCAGACCTAAGTAGTGCTGACTTGAGTAAAGCAACCCTGGATAACGCTAACTTTAGTAACGCCAACCTAGATAATGCCAACTTGAGTGGAGCAAACTTGAGTGGCGCTAATTTCAGTAACGCTAACCTGAATAATGCCAACTTTAGTAAAGCAAACTTGAGTAGCGTTAACTTTAGTAACGCCAACTTAGATAATGCCAATTTGAGTGACGCTACACTCGACTGTACAAACTTAACCGACGCATCCTTGAATGAAGCAAAAGTCGTTAGAGCTAACCTTAGTACTGCTAATTTAAGTGGGGCTAACTTGTTTGGAGCTGATTTGAGTCAAGCAAATCTAACTCGTATCATACTCAAAGATACTAATTTGCAGGCAGCCAAGATTCGGGGTGTTAATTTATCTCAAAAGGATTTGTCAGGCATGAATCTGGCTGAAGCTGATCTAGGTGCAGCAAATCTCATAGGCGTAAATTTCAGAAAAGCCTGTCTAAAAGGGACAAATTTAGAAAAAGCAGAACTACAAAAAGTAGATTTGATCAACGCGAATTTGAACGAGGCAAACCTGAAGAAGGTAGATTTAACTGGCGCAAATATCTATGGGGCAACCTTTAAAAATGCTGACCTGACTGGTGCGATAATGCCTGATGGAGAGGTTTACAAACCGATCGCAGCTGAAGGAGAAATCGGTAAACAGGAAACATCGTTAGAGAAAGTAATATCTATGACTCGTAAAGTAATTAATACTGATAACGCACCCGCACCAGTCGGTCCTTATAATCAAGCGATCGCAGCTTCTGGTCAATTTGTATTCATCGCTGGACAAATTGCCATCGATCCCCGCCTTGGTGATGTCGTCTACACTGATGATGTCAAAAAGCAAACCGAGCAGGTTTTAGCTAACCTTGAAGCCATTCTTACAGCATCTGGTGCAACTTTTCAAGATGTGGTGAAAACCACTGTATTTTTAGCTGATATGAATGATTTCGCGGCGGTGAATGCCATTTATGCTAAATATTTCCCGGAAGATACAGCCCCAGCACGGGCTTGTGTTCAGGTATCGCGCTTACCTAAAGATGTGTTGGTAGAAATTGATGCGATCGCTGTAATTAGCGGTTAG
- a CDS encoding ribbon-helix-helix domain-containing protein, producing MNIELKPEHEQFIQAQIASGKFTNADEVLDVAFQLLEKLNSEYVQWVEETRQKVDVAIAEIERREVLDGETVVMQILEKFQKAREA from the coding sequence ATGAACATTGAACTCAAACCTGAACATGAACAATTTATCCAAGCCCAAATCGCTAGTGGGAAATTTACGAATGCAGATGAAGTACTTGATGTAGCATTTCAACTGTTAGAAAAATTAAATTCTGAGTATGTCCAATGGGTGGAAGAAACCCGGCAAAAAGTTGATGTTGCAATTGCTGAAATTGAACGCAGGGAAGTTTTGGATGGCGAAACTGTAGTGATGCAGATATTAGAAAAGTTCCAAAAGGCACGTGAGGCTTAG
- a CDS encoding type II toxin-antitoxin system RelE/ParE family toxin → MSRYVISLSASRDLNEISDYFLIRNLEAGEKLFREFNNKCQNLAVFPNIGRSYAHIKPSLRGLPLDGYVILYQVIDDGVKILRVVSGRQDLESLFAESDEE, encoded by the coding sequence ATGAGCCGCTATGTCATTTCACTATCTGCTAGCCGCGACTTAAATGAAATTTCTGATTACTTTTTAATCCGAAACCTGGAAGCAGGAGAAAAACTATTTAGAGAGTTTAACAATAAATGCCAAAATTTAGCGGTGTTTCCAAATATAGGACGCAGCTATGCTCATATTAAACCTTCATTACGTGGCTTGCCGCTAGATGGATATGTAATTTTGTACCAAGTGATTGATGATGGGGTTAAAATTTTGCGCGTTGTCAGCGGTCGTCAAGATTTAGAATCTTTATTTGCAGAGTCGGATGAAGAGTAA